Within the Xiphophorus couchianus chromosome 17, X_couchianus-1.0, whole genome shotgun sequence genome, the region aaagctGACCATggactgcaaaaacacaacacttttcaagtatttgaaaaatttgaaatgttcaCTTAGATATAGAAGTAACtcttcagcaagatgtaggggtctgttttaagtcattaattccttaatattgatgacaaaTGCAAGTTATACATTAAATAATCTGATAttgaacaagacattttttttttttttttttttttttttttgcctccgGAGAGattttttgcggcgctagtggctcgcgTTTTTCGTaaagtaggcagacaggaaggagggtgaggagagggggggaagacatgcggtaaaggtcgtcgggaccgggagtcgaacccgcgatgcccgcgtcgaggactaaggcctccaaacatggggcgtgctaaccccctgcgccaccactgCGCGCCCcagaacaagacatttttaccataagtcaaaatgttttcttccacttacagattatttaacttataacttgcatttttcatcaatattgaggaattattgaattaaaacaagatcACATAGGCTGGAAAAATGGCATttgacttttacaaaaatatggtgttttttttacacattgtttaaaattatcatgttgtgacagtataatataagacagataatctgtgaaaaaactctaactcctctgtcttctcccagtgctcccagtagtaactctaaaaaaaaatacactactatgtcagaaacaaccaatcagagacagaaggagggtcttagtgctgtcaatcagtCTCTTGCTCATACCTCCCACTTGCTCTCacctggttcaccacaacatagcctgccactaatgctaaggctagtcagcatagccaccaatgacaTAAACATAAGTTTTCTTCCATTAGTACATTTCCGCagagtacatgaggatgattgacagcactaacaccctcctcctggctctgattggttgtttttgccatttttgctgtctcatattatactgtgacatgatgacagttttaataaatatgaaaaaactatttaaaaataaaaaagttacatactgtagtttttgttaaataaaatcatttgaaaactgctttttgtttttacctgatTAATTTTGTTGGATATCAATTTGCTGATTTTAACCGTGAAACTGTAGAAATATGTGTGCAAACAATATATTTGCACAGTCATTGACAAGCAgagggttttattttgaaaagcaccGGAAGAAGCTCTGGTTCTAAGTCCTTCCGACTTGCCTAAGGCTGGTGTGAAGGTGCAGCCCCCCCATCACTCCAATCAGACTTGCTGGTGCTACTGAGGTCCAGGAGCACTCTCCTCCTCCCACCTCCTACTCGTAATGGGGGAGCTGCACGCAGCGCTGAAGTCACAGTGATGTCATTTGAGGATGTGAGAGAGTAGGGGGCAAGGTGAGCTGATCTTGCAGTGAGTGGTGCCCCCCCTCCACGGCCAGCGTTGCCTGTACAAAGGCGCGGAGCGGCGAAAGATGGTCATCGCCACCGGCACCAATCCAAGCTCCGACACGTTCTGTTCTCCACTCGCTCAGATCTCGGGCCATGGGGCCCTGATCTACTCTGACCCACAAACTCTGAACCTTCATCGCCAACATGCCAAAGGACAGAAGATAAGAAGAGTTGCTTTTTTAGGGCAGGTAACTTTAACCAGGTGCCCCAAAGGTAAACTGGATGGCCATTGCGCAAAGGTGTCACTACAGCATGCGCAGCGGGGCCGAGACGCACTGGACGCTGCCAACAGTTATTGTTCTGTGGACTTCTCTGTGGGCAATCGCTTCGTCTTTCCCGACCCCGAACAGGACTAACGCCACTTTGATAGAAAGGAAGTGGGAGACGCTTTTCTCCCGCTCCTATCTGGGTGTAAACGGGGGCAGATCGCAGCTGAACTGGCAGAGCGACTACTTGCAGGGCATCAAAAGAGTGCGGCGGCTGTACTGCAACGTGGGCATTGGGTTTCACCTGCAGGTGCTCCCGGATGGCAGGATAAGCGGTGTGCACAGTGAAAACCCATACAGTGAGTTGAATCCTGTAAAATGCATCCAAAAGCGAGTGTAGCCGTGTGAAAGTTAGAGCCGGGTTTTTCCTTGCATGATATTTTGGTTGAAAGTTTCcgaaagcaaaaacaagagcACCGTGCAGCTCGAAAACATGACACGAATGCATGACGCTGACTTATTTTTACCCTGCTGCAGGACACTCATGTTGCTCTCAGCACGCTGTAAACCACCCGCAATGTCTAACATGCATAAAGCTGATTACGGCACACAAAACCGAGCATCATCCGAGTCGCAGTGCACCTGCAAGGTTACACCCATCACTGCTGCATAGGCCACTTCAACTTGTCCCGAAGCGCAGCGTCGCACTGACCCTGCCTCCTTCTAACATTGTGTCTCATTCAGGTCTGATAGAGATCTCCACCGTGGACCGAGGGGTGATCAGCCTGTTCGGGGTGAGGAGTCAGCTGTTTGTCGCAATGAACAGCAGAGGAAGGTTGTACGGAACGGTACGTAACAGTGCGCAACTCAGTCCCACATTCTGCTGAGTGTAAGCGGAGTTcacacagagctgctgctgctgctgctgctgcatccgGTGCTTTATTCTGTTATTAATACATCCTGATGATGGGAGAGGAGAGGGAATCAATGAGCTGTACAATCTATGCTGCAAATATCACAGTCTATGgtatttttaatgcttaatcCGTCtgttattttgatttctgtaattcgtttttcatttaaaaatgcattttattttatttttactgtcatCAGAAGAACctacacagaaaaaacaatgattgtacaagaaattgatttatttaaaattttctttttatgtagaGAGGTGTGGGGAATTgtaaccatttttattttatatgctgATTATGCTTATTAAAGTAAACAGACTAAgtttcaaacagac harbors:
- the fgf6b gene encoding fibroblast growth factor 6b, producing the protein MAIAQRCHYSMRSGAETHWTLPTVIVLWTSLWAIASSFPTPNRTNATLIERKWETLFSRSYLGVNGGRSQLNWQSDYLQGIKRVRRLYCNVGIGFHLQVLPDGRISGVHSENPYSLIEISTVDRGVISLFGVRSQLFVAMNSRGRLYGTRLFKDECKFKETLLPNNYNAYESFVYKGFYIGLSKHGRVKRGNKATTAMTVTHFLPRL